The window TCAGATAAGGACTTAAATGATGTGTTTTCTAGTCTTTCCAAGTCTCCCCTTTTCCATAGTTTGCCATGATACCACACAAACAACGCCGTCAGATCAATAATTTCAATCATATGCAATTGATAGCAGGTTCAGTTTTAATCAATAGAATCCATTAGTATTTTCAGTAATTCTATGAAATTAGCATTTATTCCATTCATCAAAGTGATCAGCTGCATTCGGATAAGGAAAGTTGTTTCCAAGAACTTTAGACCTAAATTTACCAAAATCTTACTgcaatcatattacatgtaattcagatCTCTCCTTATGAAATGTTCTTAGTAAATCATGTAATCTGTTGGAGTAGCTCAGTACAGCAGCTGAGTATACATACTACAGCTTTGCACCTTTACAAGTAAATCTGAGTACACTAATTGTAGACTATGTAACATGCCCTGGGATGTGAAAGGTGATGTTTTAAGTCTGCTATTATTAGATTCGTGTGTGTTAATCCTCATCATTATCTCGCTAAGTGACAGTGAATCTCTCTACATCATTTACTACAACACCTAACACTCACCATCATTGGCTGCATGTCCCTCAAGCTCTCCTGCAATGGGTGCTTCGATTGGCTGTAAATTCTCCTCTGTGATTGGTTGGCCGTTGTTTTCGATGTGGCGGATGGCTTCGTCTGTGGCTATGTTGCCAAACTCTGGCCCCTCCATTCCCTCCCGTTTATACAAGTCTTGGAAGGGGTAGGTGGGAACATCCTCTGTCTGGGGAGGGACCATCTGGAAGGGCTCCATCTCAATAGGAACCTGATTGGACATCTCCATGATATCTACAGCGGCCGCATGAGGGTTGTAATGGAGCTCTGGAGGGGGCACACCCTCATCTTGTTCCACTACTGGTGCGAGTGCACCCGGGCCTCCTGGGCCTAGATTGGTACTTGAGATTCTGAAATCAATATGATGCAATGATGTAAAAAAGGCAAATTACATTGGAGTTCCTCTTTAGGTAGTTAAATAACTACTGGCAACTGTATTCAACCTGCTCTTCAGAGTAAGCTTTAGGGTAAAAATGGATTGAACAAGCTCtgttttgatctcagtctcacagGAAGAATGAGAATacgaatatatttttttgttggaGGATGAGACtgtaatggggggggggggggggggtgtggtaCTTACTTTGGCAGGATGACAGTGGTACTGGAGGCCGGTCTGGAGGGGACCCGGTCTGACATCACAGAGTCCACAGTGCCTGGTCTCTGAAAACATCATCGACATAAATCATATAATGTAATGCAACAATCAAATGTAATGGTATAGGGGTACAAATAAGGAATTTAAACTACACTGAATTTTATAAAAGGGTTCTTGGTCAATGTTTGTTCCAGACAGCAAACCTGTTGGTGACAACTGAGCTACAGTATACCTTGTAAGGGCttgatatttattgaaaaaaaatataaaaattagaaaaaatctTGTGATCACTTTTGGAAATCACTTTTGTGACACCCTTCAAAGCTTTGAACAGCATCTTTTATATGTACAGGTGTTGTAGTTTTTCTGCAGCTTCTGAAGAAGAATTTTATAGTAGCCTATACTCTCCAGTATTCCTATTACATATATTGTACACCTcttttgatacatgtagattCCCTATCTAGCTGTTCATAAATGATTTCTAGATTAATCTAATACAAAAGTAAATTGTttgtgaaaaatgaaaaaataatattatggtacatgtataatgataatAATCTTCTGGTTTCTTTCCAAAGGCAAATCAAACTTgagaattaaaatatattttgaagtagttttttttttcaattgcaaaCATACCGGTATGTACGATCGGTAGCTAGTAACTGTATGTGTCTAACTTTTATATTGTGTCTTTATATATGTGCAAAGTTCTTAAACATCACTATgaacaatctaattaaaacacTGATCTCTATCTAAGTGCACAGTGCAGATATCTGCCACCGCATGTCTGAAGAGATCAGTCTTTCAATCTCAGACTGCGCCCCACTACAGAGTCTATCTAACCAGACTTGTATATCTATAGTCTGCTTTGTCTATTCTGCTAAGTTCTTTGTGGACTCTCTAGCTTGTAACTGACAACTTACTATCTTCGACTGAACTTTCTGCAATgacatttaaagatttaaagctACACACAAACACAGCCATATTGATTTGAATATTTCTCAATATGaagtaattttgttattatCAAGGACAGGGTTTTTGTGAAGTGACAGTTTGGAATGAATGTTAACATCCTTTCATATGATATagaaaaatgatatgaaaagcTTTAAATTGCAGATCTAAAAGCGGCGCGATGATCACATTGGGTTATCAAACACAGCGCCCACCTTAAAGTTGACATTTTATGTTTCAACATTAATGCTTGGAGATCAAATCAATATAAAGGTGTACCATCCACGAAATGAAATAGCAACCATTACTGTCTATCTCCGTACACCAAACAATCACAGGAACTGGCAATGGTAGAAGCCTTATTATGTTCATATTTACTTGGAGAATtactttgtttgatttttaaatttatgtaagCAATAAATGGGAGAGCTGGTTATGGATTTGAGACACCTTTCTATTGTACACAGagaaatcatgttttatattaaattctCAAACCCTTCCTTACTTTGTTCCCCGCAGTATTGTGgtgcagaaaaaattaaacagagaTTGAAAAATCAGATTCTAGGTATTCAGTCTGTGATAACATTCCGGTTTATTGTGATTACTTTAAGCTGTATTTAAGCTTTGTCTAATTTAAAACACCAAACTAAGCTTAATTCAGATTTAACTCTTAAATCTTATAGTTTTTCAGTGGCAACATGATAATTACATTTCCACAAAAAGATggttataaaatattgtacatagATTCGAGTTCTGTTAACAATCAAAGAAACTAGTATTAAAAGAAGCTTATTCATAAATCATCAACTTGTACGAGAATTAAAATGGTGTATATCAAAAAGTTGTTGGCTTTCCTTAAGTTCACtatctgtaaactataataTGTAATAAAGGCCATATTGTTTTAATTGACAAAAGTTTAGACTAACATGGTACTTCAAATATTGGTACCGGTATTTGTTATTTCCTGAGAATGTTTGTAATAAGAGGTATTTAGGAGGAATTAAGGATGAGGATGTTTTCCTTTTCTGCTGTGGCTTAATTTTTCTACACTGCTACAACAATACAAATTTACCCACACCATCCTACTTACGTTTTGCATGGAGTCCAGGAGTTTCCCGGTTCCATCCATTTGGTTGATGAATTCCTTGTAGAACCTCATTTTGACGCGGGAATCCCTGACAGTCAGGCGACCTATTCCAGTGAAGGTCAGCTCCACGTTCTTTTTTCCGCTGACCCCCCGGGACACTGCACCAAGGATTTCCCGCACACAGTTCTCCACAGTGTCTCTGTCAAACGGGCTCTCAAAAGATAATGCTGCATAATTTAGCTGGATTACAGGAATGTTTCCtggaaagtgaaaaaaatagatattatgGAATAATGTAGGCATTATAAACTGACCAGTTCTAATGATCTGTGTCTTAATTAACTTtgtttactggtacatgtatctgaaaTTAACACAGACATGGAATATTTCATGCAAGTTTAACTCAAGGGGTAAAAATTGCTGCATGTTTTGGATGGAATGGCACAGCAGGATCTACATGAAATTCAATGTCACCTAAAAATACTGAACTTAAGAAGGAGGGAGCAGAAAAATAGTTTGTCATTAATACATGAACCAAAATGTTAGGATGGTACATGGCTGCGTAAGTGTAGTTTTTTATGAATatgttcatttgatattttccGCAGAAGAAAAATCGGGAAAGACCACATAATTACAGCTATGAGCACAATACAAGAGTACATGTTACCGGTACATGTAGACTGATTGTTTGGTTTACTGCTCTGTCGTGATCAGTAACAAATTAAGGCACTTACTCTCAGAGTATTTTCTATGCAGCTATACAATAGATACAATGACAAAACTTTGAACCACACAGGTACAATTAATTGTACAACAATGCTTTTGAAATTGAGATCTGACTAATATACTAGTATTGATGCCagagttatatatttttattaaaatgttcactgaatttttttttttacacacgcCTTTTAAAAGATCTGCCTTGCATGAATAATGTAGACCAAATATAATGGCAATCAACAGATATTTATTCTTATTCTTAAAGAGCTTACGGTTCATTGTGCTGCACTTAAATTCAATTATAAATCTGCAAAATAATCCTTTCCTATAAGATGCATTCTTATTAAAATctgtgcttttatatatatacaaacatgtACTAAGAAGATCTAAAACTCAGACAAAGCCTTGCTGCCATGCAGTCTTAATAAGTGTCAGAACTTAACTTTGAACAATCATTTCCTGATATCAAGACTTCAGGTACCAGTAGGCAGTACTTAAATGTATTACAGTctaacttcgttatctcgaactagatggggctgttgaaaaacttcgagatatccgaaTATTCAAGATATCGtgggtaaaatactttaaaaataggtggttgggacttaaaaataacttcgacatatccattgtattcgagatatcagtgttcaagaTATCGAAGTTTAACTGTATTTTCACACTCTGTGTACTTGTATTAGATGGGTGATGTTATAGAGCTGTAGCTGAATGACACAACTATATACATTCCAATATGGAAGTGTCAAAATTGCCTTTTAAGAGACTGATCAAGAGTGGTTATACATGCAACTATTGACATATTCACAAGTAAAAGTCACAACTACCTTCATGTATTTTTAGTATTGAGTTGAACTTTAAAATGCAAGATGCAAGATGTGCCCTTTTATACACCCTCCAGTTGTGTATTAGAGATTACCTGGGATCTTATTTACTCTGCTCACTTTGATAGAGTTATTATACTAATGACAGTTTCGGTCTGTAAATTTACAGGTGGGCGATAGAAGAGTAAATGGAGTTTAAATCCTAGCGACATTGTAAAAGTCCCGTCCTTAGTACCAGGTAAATATGACTTCATTGTGTTGAGGGTCAAACTGAGCACTTGGGTCAATATTTCCCAATCTAGGCAGAAATACACTTATGTGGTTGTAATACTAGAGGAGTATATTTAGTTCTATCCCCTGTTGGTGTATGTGAGTGTCAATAATCACAGGTAAAAAACTAAATGAGATCCCTAGTGGTACTTCATCTCAATCTTCCACACTCCATATAGCAAAAGACTTAACTTTGTACCTCAATGTAAAATCAGATTCAGAAAAGTGTGGGCTTCTGTAGGTAAttctaattttgaataaaacagaTTTAATGGAATAATTActtcattttttgttgttttcaataTTACCAGACTCTCAGCGCTAGGccgattttaagataaaaaaaatcacaacacgTTATGAAAGTTCTTATATTAACAACTCATCAGTAGTAGTATTACAACTTATAGGTTAAATGTTAATAACTTGCAACATTGACCGAGTGTCAATCATGTATCAAAATAAGGAATATAAAGGCATAATATGCAGTCTGTAATATTTGGAAATCAATAGAATTTACTGTGattcaattttcatggattctGTGGGTAGAGGTATATACCTCTCATACATATGTGTATATCTATAAGCTAACACCCCTAACAAATCATAATACACATTCATCACGTTGTTTCATCCACAAAAATACAGTCATTCCCACAAACTTTTAAAGAATCAACTATTCATTTGATCCCTATATCTAAATAATTGCATAGAAGCAGGTTAGGAATAAACTCTGACCTGGGACGTGATACTTGACAGACTGGAGACCGTGAGTCTGAGCAAACTTCTCCGACAACATGAAGATCGGTCTCTGCATCATGATGAACTTGTTATTACCGATGTCCAGTTTTTTCTGGGTGAAGGTAAAAGTCCCCAACATAGGGATACTGACCCCCTAGAAAAAAGGTACAGAAAAAATATGTAACATGTGTAAACTGATGGACTTAATGGATTAACATGATTAATGAAAGAAGAATTTGCCTGAGGTTAACTAATCATATTTTACTAAAAGTTTTTCTCCCTATTATGTGGGATAGGTAGTAAAAAAGGACAAATGAATGTATAACATGAATTTGTATTTGGAATTTATGactttattaaaacattatagTAAACAATCTTTATAGTTATTTTGATACAATGAAGTATAGCTAGCTAGTACATTGTGCGAAATTTATTCTTATcttgaaatatttctttatttatattacaaataTGTTACACtatattaattgataaaattaaattattcatatttctaTTTTGATTCATTCATTGTTATAGGATAATGAAATTGCACCAAAGCTCCTATTTTTCCACGGACAcatgaaaaatatcaaagggAAACCCTTTTAGGTggtaaacaaataataaatcattttcatgTGATAAAAACTGATGTTAGAAATTAATCATTGATAATATTTAAGTACTTATAAAACTTGGATAGCGTTGATTTTTATATCAGTAATGTATTTGCTTTCCCTCTCATCTTCACAACACCACTAGTAACTTCAATCAATACAGcttttattaaatcaataaagttaaGAGTTATGATGTAGTCTGTTAATTTTTCAGAAATGCTAAATATTTACCTTCTGTTGGGACATgtgtttttcaatgaaattagaTACATTTTCCCAAACACTGGCTACATCTGCAATAAAAAGGTTATTGAAAATTACTCATGATCCATACACTGTGCACCAAGTTCaatatattaatcaataaatcTATAATGCAGATTCTTAATTCAGTGGGAGACGCTTTTTTTATTGATACTAACTTAAGAGTCACAATGCTTAAACCTAATTCTCTTTCTGAACAAGTTGTTCCTTAGTTTATAATAAACGTCAATTAATTTGTGATATCTGTCATGCTATAAAAAACTTCTAAATCGAGCTGATAATTTTATACAAACCAATTCAGTTAAAAATAATCTTgattattgattgattgattacaTCGTGGAAATTGTATTTTAGCCCATTTCAAAGATGAAAATTGCATTAACTTCTAGTAAAAGGATGataatttatgtacattttgtgtaattttgcaaaaaagtatttcaaacaaaaaagtgTTAGTGATATATATTACTTAGACCAGTTTataaaaattcaagtttgcatTTTTGGGGGTTACATATTTGCTTTAACTTACTAAACAAAATTTGCTCCTGATAAATCATATTAAGATAAACCAAACTTATAGAGCTTTATTAATTGGTATCAGGACAGTTGTTGCAATTCAGAATAATTAATGCACGTAGGCGTGTAAATTATTGAAATTCCTTGATTTATACAGTTCTAAATACGAAGTAGTGTATGACAAAGGCACATATAAAGCTTTTTTCAAAGTAGTCAAATTCTAGTTTGACATTGTCAGTCTTATCTTTACAAATCATAccttatttacaaaaatgtataCATCTTACAATGATCGAATAATTTTGGGAATGATATAGATATTACACTGCATCTATGATGTTACATGTTACACGATTCTTTCATATATATCATACATGAAATAGTTATCATTTGTCCTTCTGACTTAACAAAAACACTATAATACTATAAGCTCTTACCGTCTTCTGAAAGTTTATCCTTTATCAATGAATACTTGTTTGACTTGGCCTCGGCCAAAATTCCCTGCATTGGATCCGACATATTTTTCTCTGTATCAAATAATCACAGAAAGAAGTTATTGTGCATCATACTGCATGTTATTTACTCGCCATTAATGCATTTCAATGCAAGAAGTGTCCATAGACAAACGTTGCCAGGGAAGGTAGCAGCTCATTGGATATTCCGCGGGACGTCACGTGTAAAGctagcaatttttttctttttaaacctacgataaacaaaaacagaattACTTAAATTGCCCAAAAGTTGAGTTTTGTCTTCAACttacacaaaaaatatatataatatattgtttgtACGAAAATTATTCTAACTACATGATGCTATAAATATAAAAACCTAAATGGCCCTTTCCGGAACAaaaactcttctaaaaatctttttttttaatgtataaacatCTGCTTAATTTATTAACGTCCAAATAAAAAGGTTTTAATCGAAGCAACTAAACCAACAAAACACTCAATAAACTCATCAatcttatttgatttttaatttttgttttatttgcacGAGTTATCTTTCATGTTATGACGCAGGGAGTCACGAGATTGTTTACGTTCATCATTTCGAGGGAATTTCTAACAGGTGAACGACCGTCAAGATGATGTGCGGAGGAACTTCAGATGCAAAACCAGCAGATGCTGAAATTCAGGCGATAATTAATGAGGTaatcttaaataatatttactattctTGTGTTCTTAAAATTTATGGAGGAAACAATTAAGGCATACAGTTATATTTTAGGCGCATTATTTCTAATCAGTCTGGTTGACCTGGGTCTGACCACACATACAGGACCTTCTAGTGAAATGTTACATTTAAGGATGATTTACTGATGTGTTTCATGATTAATATGCTTAAATTAATTTCTATATGATGGGCTTTGCTAATTAACTGTCAAACATTTTTACAGGTAGGCCTATACAATCACTGTCACAAGACACTGACTCATTTATACTTAGGCCTAGTCAGCTGATGAAAAAACTGTATAAAGAGAAAATATGTCTTAACTGAATACAAAAACTTTGAGGTTCGACCTAATGATAACAGTTTATGAATTGATTTATAATTTCCTCTACATAAGGAAGACAATTTATCATATCCTACACTATTCCCAAAATAACAGGTTTTGCTTCAGCTTGTGTTCCATTTGTTTATCCTTAATGTTACTGCCATAAGTACAGAACATTGCTAATTGCTGTTTTTTCTGGCATGATTATTGAATTGGGAAAATAAACTACAGCTGTCTCTTCAGGCTAGTGACTTGTCTATAGCAGTGAAGGCCTTCTACTTTTAAGCTTTTATTTCCAGTCGCCAAGGAAATGCCTTTTAGGAATATTTTTCTTAGAATGCTACCGTTTATTGTTAACCATACACTGgcatcggaagcaaattgaaagtggggggctagactaatccttcgaaatattgagaaaaaagtaatttctaaaatcacggaaatcctaatccgtgggggggggggggggggggggatagtttgcttctgaatccaacttctcaatctttcaaggtaaatttaggaacaataatctttcctgcaagaaaaagtgggggggggggggggggggctgaaccctctatcatgctatgtttctaatggttaggtataactttgcaaaaaaaagtgggtgggctaagcccccccctagccccctcggttccgacgcctatgccatatattttcaaatttttatgtgAAAACAAATGTGTTTTGCACTGTATTATATCTAGAGCTCTTTGGGAAACTTTGGGTTGACATGCTgtggagctacagttccatagatatgcatacaaaaaatttaaatttatgcCACAAAAAAAGTGCTTTGTTGTTTTGGGCTGATTAAactatttcatacaaataatcAATTCAAAGAATTAATCAGACATAATTTCTACAGCTGTCATAACTTTACATACCactaaaattctttaaaacatcATCCCCAGCCCTGTAAAGTGAAGTAAtgttgtttgtttacatgtaaaaatggcaacTCTCAACCTGGATGtgaattttacatataaatgtactTCACAATGATTTTTGCATCTTAAACTGCAAGGTTTTAGTATGCAAGGAACTGTAACTCTACAGCATGTCAACCCAAAGTTTCCCAAAGATCTCTGACCTGTAGCAAGTCTTGAGATGTTTCCAGAAGTTTTGCAAAAAGTTTGAGATTTGTTGGATAGACATTCAACCCAAAACTTGTGCTTGTGTGTGCAATTAAAAACCCCATTCCCATTTGATTGTTTAAGGTCAAAAGTGCTGTTGAAGACAAAGTAGGCAAAAAGCTGGACACTTACACCCCAGTCTCCTACAAAACTCAGGTTGTGGCTGGAACCAACTACTTTGTAAAGGTGAGAATTTAAGCTAAAAATGTGCTGTAAATAATAATGGCCAAACAAAGATGTATAGTTGCAGAAGTCCGATCAAGAAGTGTTCTGCCTCTGGGCAACAAgttcacttttgatctcagtctcactttttcCACTATGTAttccatttgaaaaaaaagtgagAAGATTGATTTCATATAAGTTAGCTGGGCTTTGATTTTTGGCCACAGAGGCAAGTAAATAACACTTTGTTGAGGCATATATAGTTTACCCgtttacatgtatgaaaaaaaaatgaaagcagAAGTTACCACCAAAATTCAAACTATGTTTTGTCCCCACCAGCAAATGGCAGGGGGCATACAGTGTTACCCTGTTTGGCTGTTTTGGTATTTTGTTCTACCATCATTCCATCATCATAAACTTTCTGTTCATTATCTCAGCAGTAGTTGCACACATTCAACTAAATTTGGTCTATGaatgtttcataaaaatatgcatgtcaATTTTAAACTTGGTCCAGGTCCAATGATGTTTAACAGAGTTAAGGAATGTATAAATTATTATGTTGAAATTACACAAAATACAGGTCAAGTGAAGTTCAAGTCAGATCATATGATTTTTTCAGGGTTATGCCCCttgaacttagaaaaaaaaagaaaacaaatctttTGTGCAAACAAATGTAAAACTAAATGTGGCATGGCAGCCTGCAGGACACATCTGATATTTTAGGAGTCAAAAGTTTTTTCAGACTTGTAGACCATTTGAGCTATCAGTACATTTAGTAAAGTTTATCTAAGCTGTGGAAGATAACAACTAAAGTGATATGTTTTGTATAAGGATCTTCTTGACATGAACTTGTAGGTAAATGCTGGAGATGAACACCTACACCTGAGGATCTTTGCCCCCCTCCCACACACTGGTAACCCCAAGGAGCTGGCAGACCTACAGAGAGGAAAGACGGCCGAAGATGACCTCAGCTACTTCTAAAGTTAAAGGACTAACATTGCAGAGATTCCCCCTTACTCCTCCTGTCCATAGTCTAGCAAAGGTCACCACTATCAACTGACATTGTGAATGTTAAGAGGAAAAGGCAACTGTCATAGAAATTAGTGAATATTCACAAAAGATTATGGATTTTAATTTACACATGCAGGGGATACAAATATGTGAAAACTGAACTTTTGAAGTAATAATATGActgctagtacatgtatttgtaactTGTGCAATAAAACAGATATTATTATATTCAGATTTAAAtgctttcatcatttttttctatgattatttgaataatattaaaGATATTATGATATTATGTTTACCCATTTAAACTAAAAAACCATTGTTTGTTCACAAATGttctatttttcaaattattcaaaGGTTCAATCATCTGTTGATATTCAAGCATATAGGCTCTCTCAGTGTttggaaaaataataaaagtaaggacaataacataattataaaaaaggaagcaacaatttcaaacagtttaTGATTGAATTGATAAATTCGTTTATTGATTTATGCATGCATATAAAATTCAATGATAAATAGtagatattttgttcatttgaatttaaatgtttaaaacttaaaggactatgtgcggtatggtcaaatatctgcccccaattttaaccaatttttatatattgttcaattaaattcaaatcttcataaatcattgtacagttGATGCCTATAactaaaatcatgattttagtCACCATTGTCCATTTGCTATATATCTATGACGTCAattaaatgacctaattcccgcaaatttgtaaacaattgaaaatatttcaaattttgcttTATaatttgcattcggaagtatagagcccaggtctgctcaagtaagattttaacatatgtttttcttttgataaatatacacattatactaaaaaatggtacttgaccaagcctgcgctcgatgtttcccagtcgaaaaaccatcggaaaacacccatattttgctacaaaacatcaaaatatcaaaattaggcaatcttcatgacgtcatttctacattatgacgtcactgtggtgataatcttttgcacccttattttaaatatgattctATCTATAttccaccttatttttaaagctctttataaaactttaattttgggggcaaaaaatgcataaaaccgcacatagtcctttgtaaagaaaatgtttgacaCAATTAATTGAGTTTAGGACTCCCATACAATGGCTTGATCCTAAATAGTCCTTATGATGACCTTCGGCttttatgatattgtacattatatatagatattataaaatttttgatattcaaaattctttcattttaaattcCATATTTAACTTTAACAGtttaaagtgcaaaaaggtcacaattTTTGTGTCTTGGAGAAATCCGGTGAAAACCCAAAGTTCAAGCGAAAAtgtaagagggctggatggtcatagccatttttagactatatcttctttaaatgaaaagctctgtatatagatataggaaagtacatgtatatatacctttttaaaatattgggatactaaataatagttttggTTGAATATATTTCGTGTAAGTTGTAAAAACTTGTTTCCATTCATCTTGTGTAatttgtacaataaaatatgtacaaatcaaatatatttcataatcaaaatttgaagCCAGATCTGATTGTGATATGTAATGCTTTAAAACATGCACACTATATCAAAGTTGACGATTAATACGAAGATATGAAAATGAATACTTTTTGATACAATTATTATCGACATAGCTGCACTATTGTTGTGTATTGAATTGAATACCCTAGTTTTTATCTAGACTCATTTTGTCTACCCGGGTTC is drawn from Crassostrea angulata isolate pt1a10 chromosome 5, ASM2561291v2, whole genome shotgun sequence and contains these coding sequences:
- the LOC128184419 gene encoding cystatin-B-like; this translates as MMCGGTSDAKPADAEIQAIINEVKSAVEDKVGKKLDTYTPVSYKTQVVAGTNYFVKVNAGDEHLHLRIFAPLPHTGNPKELADLQRGKTAEDDLSYF